One window of the Chiroxiphia lanceolata isolate bChiLan1 chromosome 30, bChiLan1.pri, whole genome shotgun sequence genome contains the following:
- the ASIC1 gene encoding LOW QUALITY PROTEIN: acid-sensing ion channel 1 (The sequence of the model RefSeq protein was modified relative to this genomic sequence to represent the inferred CDS: inserted 6 bases in 5 codons; deleted 4 bases in 3 codons): MAAPETAWTQQGALAGAATRAARARPRRAAVEDTAQRGPAHNPSCSRGLAPPLGSPRSSRGAPGAGGASAPSWQPRAAGPGGRGXDAEPPRSPPPLLLLLLYPPLSSPSEHPSAPLPPSLPLASGSSSLLRFSSLNSPLGSPPSLTEDPQAVAGRGXGPPLQSWAPPRAAMPLQIFCTISFSSEEGPEDPTGTGKGEDGADEFLYGQEEDEEEGGEEDAGAATDLAAFASSCTLHGLSHIFVEGGLGARQALWALAFLLSLSAFLYQAGDRVACYLEHQHVTLLREEQSPEMTFPAVTFCNVNRVRLSQLSRRDLLYLARWSATSPALQTGLCPAPPGPWEEEERSPNLFGFFNRTCHRLEDMLLSCRYRGRSCGPADFAPVFTRYGKCYTFNXGQDGKPRLITMKGGTGNGLEIMLDIQQDEYLPVWGETDETSFEAGIKVQIHSQDEPPLIDQLGFGVAPGFQTFVSCQEQRLIYLPPPWGDCKAVAGDLEFYDTYSITACRIDCETRYLVENCNCRMVHMPGDAPYCTPEQYKECADPALDFLVEKDXYCLCDMPCNMTRYGKELSMVKIPSKASAKYLAKKYNKSEQYIGENILVLDIFFEALNYETIEQKKAYEVAVCWVSDIGGQMGXFIGASILTVLELFDYAYEVIKHRLCRRGKCRKNHKRNNTDKGVALSMDDVKRHNPCESIRGHPAGMTYAANILPHHPARGTFEDFTC; this comes from the exons ATGGCAGCTCCAGAGACAGCCTGGACCCAGCAGGGAGCACTGGCTGGAGCAGCCACTCGGGCTGCCAGGGCCAGGCCACGCAGGGCGGCGGTGGAGGACACGGCACAGAGGGGACCTGCACACAACCCCTCGTGTTCCCGGGGCCTGGCACcccccctgggcagccccaggagctcCCGAGGTGCTCCTGGAGCCGGTGGTGCCTCTGCTCCGTCCTGGCAGCCGCGGGCGGCCGGTCCCGGGGGACGTG GGGACGCAGAACCGCCccgctctcctcctcccctgctcctgctcctcttaTACCCTCCTCTCTCC TCCCCCTCCGagcatccctctgctcctctccctccctccctcccgctcGCCTCTggctcctcttcccttctccgTTTCTCCTCTCTGAACTCGCCCCTTggctctcctccttccct CACCGAAGACCCCCAGGCCGTGGCTGGACGGGG CGGACCCCCTCTCCAGAGCTGGGCCCCCCCCAGAGCGGCGATGCCTCTCCAGATATTCTGCACCATCTCCTTCTCCAGCGAGGAAGGGCCTGAGGACCCCACGGGCACCGGGAAGGGCGAAGACGGAGCGGACGAGTTCCTGTACGGGCAGGAGGAGGAcgaagaggag ggaggagaggaggacGCAGGGGCAGCCACGGACTTGGCGGCCTTCGCCAGCAGCTGCACCTTGCATGGGCTGAGCCACATCTTCGTGGAGGGCGGGCTGGGCGCCCGGCAGGCGCTCTGGGCGCTggccttcctcctctccctctcgGCCTTCCTCTACCAGGCGGGCGACCGCGTGGCCTGCTACCTGGAGCACCAGCACGTCACGCTGCTCCGCGAGGAGCAGAGCCCCGAGATGACCTTCCCCGCCGTCACCTTCTGCAACGTCAACCGCGTGCGGCTCTCGCAGCTCAGCCGACGGGACCTGCTCTACCTGGCCCGCTGGTCAGCTACGAGCCcggcactgcaga CTGGGCTTTGCCCGGCCCCGCCTGGcccctgggaggaggaggag aggagccccaatctgtttgggttttttaaccgCACTTGCCACCGGCTGGAGGACATGCTGCTGAGCTGCCGCTACCGCGGCCGGAGCTGCGGCCCCGCCGACTTCGCGCCG GTCTTCACCCGCTACGGGAAGTGCTACACCTTCA GCGGGCAGGACGGGAAGCCCCGGCTCATCACCATGAAGGGGGGCACTGGCAACGGCCTGGAGATCATGCTGGACATCCAGCAGGACGAGTACCTGCCTGTGTGGGGGGAAACAG atgAGACCTCGTTCGAAGCCGGGATCAAGGTGCAGATCCACAGCCAGGACGAGCCCCCCCTGATCGACCAGCTGGGCTTCGGGGTGGCCCCCGGCTTCCAGACCTTTgtgtcctgccaggagcagcgG CTCATCTaccttccccctccctggggCGACTGCAAGGCCGTGGCGGGCGACCTGGAGTTCTACGACACGTACAGCATCACGGCCTGCAGGATCGACTGCGAGACCCGCTACCTGGTGGAGAACTGCAACTGCCGCATGGTTCACATGC CAGGTGACGCCCCGTACTGCACCCCGGAGCAGTACAAGGAGTGCGCGGACCCGGCCTTAG atTTCCTGGTGGAGAAGG AATATTGCCTCTGCGACATGCCCTGCAACATGACCCGCTACGGCAAAGAGCTCTCCATGGTCAAGATCCCCAGCAAGGCCTCGGCCAAGTACCTGGCCAAGAAGTACAACAAGTCGGAGCAGTACATCGG GGAGAACATCCTGGTGCTGGACATCTTCTTCGAGGCCCTCAACTACGAGACCATCGAGCAGAAGAAGGCCTACGAGGTGGCTGTCTGCTGGGTGA GTGACATCGGGGGGCAGATGG TGTTCATCGGGGCCAGCATCCTCACCGTGCTCGAGCTCTTCGACTACGCCTACGAG GTGATCAAGCACCGGCTGTGCCGGAGGGGCAAGTGCCGCAAGAACCACAAGAGGAACAACACGGACAAGGGCGTCGCGCTGAGCATGGACGACGTGAAGCGCCAC AACCCCTGCGAGAGCATACGGGGGCACCCTGCAGGGATGACGTACGCGGCCAACATCCTACCTCACCACCCGGCCCGGGGCACCTTCGAGGACTTCACCTGCTAA